GGGGTTCGCCTGTGGGTCGGGCTGCTGGCGGTGACCGCGGCCTGGATCGGGGTGTACCTGCTGGTGGTCGACCAGAAGCGGTGGACGCTGGATCTGGGCATGACCGCCGAACTGTGGTGGCGCTCGGTGACGCACGGGATCGTGCCGGGTCTGGCCGGCGGGCCGTGGGACTGGCAGCGCTGGGCCCCCGCCTCACCGTGGGCCACCCCGCCGGTCACGGTGATGGTGCTGGGCTGGATCACGCTGGCCGCGGTGGTGGCGGTATCGGTGGCCCGCAAACAGCGGATCGCCGCGGTATGGGCGGCCGCGCTGGGCTACGCGCTGGCCTGTCAGGTGCCGATCTATCTGATGCGCTCGTCGCAGTTCACCGCGCTGGAACTGGCACAGGCCCTGCGCTACCTGCCCGATCTGGTGGTGGTGCTGACCATCCTGGCCGCCGTCGCGCTGAGCGCGCACAACCGGCCGGGATCGGCATGGCTGGATGCCTCCCGGGGGCGCACCGCGGTGGTCTGTGCCCTGGCCGTCGCATTCGTCGGCAGCAGCCTGTACTCGACATCGACATTCCTGCGGGTGTGGCGGGACAGCCCGGTGCCGCAGTACCTGCACAACGCCGAGGCCGGCCTGGCTGGTGCGCCGCGCGGGACGCCGCTGCTCGACCAGGAGGTCGATCCGATGATCATGCAGCGGGTGGCCGCGCCGGAGAATCTGGCCAGCCATATGTTCGCCCTGTTGCCGCAGCGCCCCGAGTTCAGCGGCACCACCAGCGATCTCAGGGTGCTCGACAGCACCGGCACGCTGCGCGAGGCGCTGGTCACCTGGGTGCGGTCCATCGTCGCAGGTCCGATCCCCAACTGCGGGTATCTGGTGCAGACCGATGCCGGCGTCACGATGCCGCTGGACGGTCCGCTGCTGCCCGCCGACTGGACCGCCGAGATCAACTATCTGGCCAACAGCGAGGGCTCGCTGACGATGTCGCTGGCCGAGGGCGCACCGGTGAAGGTGCCCACCCATCCCGGCCTGAACCGGGTCTTCGTGCGGTTGTCCGGCGCCGGTGACTCGATCACGGTCAGCGCGAACACCGCGGCGTTGTCGGTGTGCATCGCGTCGGGACCGGTGGGATTCGTCGCTCCCCGCTGACACCGGCGTGTGCTGCCCCCGACTTGTCGGTGCCCGCGCCTACGGTTGGCTGATGATCTCCTCGGACTCGCGGCCCTCGACGGTGGCGCCGTGCAGACACTGCGGCATCGAGACCGTGTGGTTGCAGACCATCTATGGTGGCTGGCAGCTGTTCGACGCCGCCGAGTTCCCCACCGAGGACAGCGCGGCCGGTAACCGCTTCGCCATCCGGCGGTTGTCCCGGCAGGTTGTCGATCTCGACGATGTGTACGAGGGCAGGTGGCCGGCCACCTGCCTGCATCTGCACCGGTTCGAGTGCCCGGCCAGCTACGACGACACCCGCTTTCATCAGCGCAGGCCGCGGCAGGCCAATGAGATCGACCTCGATGATCTGTTCGGCCGCCTGGCCGAGCGAAGGGAAGCTCGGCGTCGGGCGGGTTAAGGACGCGTCGCGATCAGTCGGCGGGCGGCCTCGATGGCCACGTCGCGGCGGCGCGCGGTTTCCTGCTCGCCCTGGGCGACAGCGTCCGGATGCGGCAGATGCGCCCAGGCCAGACCCACGGAGAACAACATCACCAACAGATCCTCGGGGCGCCAGCTCGGGTCGACGTGACCGTCGGCCTGCGCCGCGCCTATCGCGGCGAGTGCCGCCGCCGTGGGCGGCGCGTCCTCGAACTCCGGTGCGCCCAGGTCGAATCCCTCCAACCGTGCCCAGGTGACCATGCGTAGGTGCTCGGGCCGACGGCAGGCGAGGTCATAGACCCCGCCGACGAACTCGGCGACGTCCTCTGGACACAGCGTGACCGAACGGAAGAGTTCGGCGCCGTCGGTGACGAAGACCTCGCGGAACAGCGCCTCCTTGTTACCGAAATGCGCATAGAGGCGCTCCTTGCTGGCATGAGCAGCGGCAGCTATGCGATCGATGCGGGCACCGGCCAGACCGTACTGCGCAAACTCGGCGCGCGCCGCGGTGAGGATATCGTCGCGAAGTTCCGTCGTGCGTCTCACAGCAGAAGCATAATCAGACGAACCAGTTCGTTCGGTATCGTGGCGACATGTCCGTCATGACCGACACCGCCAATCTGATGAACCAGCCCGGCCGCATCCGTGCGATACGGCGGGCAGTCGAGACCGTTGCCGATGGCGCAGCGCCGTTGGTGGACTTGTGCCGCCCCTTCATCGACGGACTCGAGCACCTGCCCCGTGATGGCCGATTCCTGCTGGTGGGCAACCACACTCAGTCCGGAACCGAAGGGTTCCTGATTCCGTATGTGGTGCGTCGCGAACTCGGCACGCTGGTCCGACCGCTCACCGACCGCGCCTTCGGCAGAATGCCCGGCCCGGCGGCCGATCTGCTGGCTGCTTGCGGCGCCACCGTCGGCGCGCCCGAATCCGCGCGTGAACTGATGCGCCATGACCAGCCGATCCTGGTGTTCCCGGGCGGAGGCCGCGAGATCGGCAAGTTCAAGGGTGAGGAGAACACCCTGAACTGGCGCGGCCGCGCGGGGTTCGCCCGGATCGCCGCCGAGCACGACTACCCGATCGTCCCGGCCGGGTTGATCGGTGGCGACGACGTCTACCGGAGCTTCACCACCCGCGACGGGGCATGGGGCAGGTTCAGCGCGAGCCTGTCGAGTCGTCTGGCAGGAAAACCCGATATGGCGATGCCGCTGGTGCGCGGGATCGGGCCGACCATGATCCCGCGGCCGCAACGGATGTACCTGCGTTTCGCCGAGCCCATCGACTCGACCAGACCCGCCGGCGTCGGAGCCGACGATTGGGCCGAGACGGTCAAGAGTCGTACCCAGAAATCCTTGGAGGCGGTGCTGGCCGAGCTGCTGCAGATCCGCGCCGCCGATCCGTACCGGCACCTGAACCCACTGGCCTGGCGGGATGCCGTGCAGCCATGACCCGTGCAGCCATGAAGACGTGGAGCCACCCAGGGGAATCGAACCCCTGACCTATTCATTACGAGTGAATTGCTCTACCGACTGAGCTAGGGTGGCGCGCCTGCCTTGGCAGGCCCGACGAGTCTACGACAGCCCCCGCCCGCGGCACGAATCAGTTGGCGTTCAGACGCGCAGTGCCTGCCCTACCGTCGCCACCATGGCGTCGACGGCGAACTTGGGCTTCACGTTCACCGCGAGCGCCTCCCGACATTCCAGGACCGCCTCTATGCAGCGCAGCAGTCGATCCGGTGGCACGTGGGCGGCCATCGCGCCGACCCGTTCGGCCATGTCCGGGTGGTTGGCCGTCACCGTCCCCGCACCCGCCGACACCACCAATGCGTCGCGGAAATAGGTCGCGAGATCCATCAGCGCCCGGTCGAGCGCGTCCCGCGACGCACGGGTCTGGCGCGATTTCTGCCGCTGCTCCAGTAGCTTCATCGCTCCTGCTGCACCGCGGATCGCACCCGCGGTGCCCTTTCCGGTGCCGCCGGCGCCCAGCGCGGTGCGCAATTCCTCGGTCTCGACCTCATTGCGGTCCACCGTCAGTGCCTTGGCCTCGGCATCGGCGGTGGTCACCAACTCCTCGGCCGCCGCATACGCGCGGGTGGGCGTGGCCGCATCCCGCGCCAGTCCGAGCGCACGCTCGCGACGCTGTCGGGACTCCGGATCGGTGGCCAGCCGGCGCGCCCGGCCCACGTGGCCGCCGCTGACCGAGGCCGCCCAGGCCGCGACATCGGCGGCGATCCCGTCCCGTTCGGTGAGCACCTCGGCGATCGCGTCGGTCGGTGGTGTCACCAACGCGACGTGCCTGCACCGCGACCGCAGTGTCACCGCGATGTCCTCGGGATCCACCGATGGCGCACAGAGCAGGAACACCGTGGACTGCGGCGGCTCCTCCACCACCTTCAACAAGGCGTTGGCCGCTCCCTCGGTGAGTCGGTCGGCGTCCTCGACGACCACGATCTGCCACCGTCCGGTCCCCGGCCGGCGGGAGGCGATCTGCACGATCTCCCGCATCTCCTTGACCGCGATCGACAGCCCCTCGGGGATGATCCGCCTGACATCGGCGTGCGTACCGGCCATCGTCGTGGTGCACGCCCGGCATTCCCCGCAGCCCGGCACACCCTCGGATGTGCACTGCAGGGCCGCGGCGAAGCACACCGCGGCCACCGAACGCCCCGATCCCGGTGGGCCGGTGATCAACCAGGCATGGGTCATCCCGCCTGCGGTCAGCGCACTGTGCGACCCGGCGGCACGGGCCGCCGAAGCGGCCGCCACCAGCTCTTCCTCGACGTGGTGTTGGCCCACCAGAGACGAAAAAACACCGCTTCCCACATCTGCACCCTAGTGCCACCCGGGGACACGACACGGCGACAGCGGCGCCAGAGGTCGCGACCGACCGATACGGTAAACGGGTGAGTGCGGAGGCCATACCGATCGGGCGCATCAGTGCGTTCGTGCGATGGGTGGCCCGTACCCCCTGGCCGGTGTTCCTGCTGGGCATGGTCCAGGCCGACATCATCGGCGCGCTGATGGTGCTGGGGTTCCTTCGTTATGCGCTGCCCCCTGAGGATCGCGTGCAGCTCCAGGAGCTGCCCACCTTCAACCTGACCGTGTTCCTGGGCTTTCTGTT
This DNA window, taken from Mycolicibacterium neoaurum, encodes the following:
- a CDS encoding TetR/AcrR family transcriptional regulator gives rise to the protein MRRTTELRDDILTAARAEFAQYGLAGARIDRIAAAAHASKERLYAHFGNKEALFREVFVTDGAELFRSVTLCPEDVAEFVGGVYDLACRRPEHLRMVTWARLEGFDLGAPEFEDAPPTAAALAAIGAAQADGHVDPSWRPEDLLVMLFSVGLAWAHLPHPDAVAQGEQETARRRDVAIEAARRLIATRP
- a CDS encoding lysophospholipid acyltransferase family protein — translated: MSVMTDTANLMNQPGRIRAIRRAVETVADGAAPLVDLCRPFIDGLEHLPRDGRFLLVGNHTQSGTEGFLIPYVVRRELGTLVRPLTDRAFGRMPGPAADLLAACGATVGAPESARELMRHDQPILVFPGGGREIGKFKGEENTLNWRGRAGFARIAAEHDYPIVPAGLIGGDDVYRSFTTRDGAWGRFSASLSSRLAGKPDMAMPLVRGIGPTMIPRPQRMYLRFAEPIDSTRPAGVGADDWAETVKSRTQKSLEAVLAELLQIRAADPYRHLNPLAWRDAVQP
- a CDS encoding DNA polymerase III subunit delta'; its protein translation is MGSGVFSSLVGQHHVEEELVAAASAARAAGSHSALTAGGMTHAWLITGPPGSGRSVAAVCFAAALQCTSEGVPGCGECRACTTTMAGTHADVRRIIPEGLSIAVKEMREIVQIASRRPGTGRWQIVVVEDADRLTEGAANALLKVVEEPPQSTVFLLCAPSVDPEDIAVTLRSRCRHVALVTPPTDAIAEVLTERDGIAADVAAWAASVSGGHVGRARRLATDPESRQRRERALGLARDAATPTRAYAAAEELVTTADAEAKALTVDRNEVETEELRTALGAGGTGKGTAGAIRGAAGAMKLLEQRQKSRQTRASRDALDRALMDLATYFRDALVVSAGAGTVTANHPDMAERVGAMAAHVPPDRLLRCIEAVLECREALAVNVKPKFAVDAMVATVGQALRV